A window from Drosophila nasuta strain 15112-1781.00 chromosome 3, ASM2355853v1, whole genome shotgun sequence encodes these proteins:
- the LOC132792530 gene encoding protein jim lovell, translating into MLKDAEELIKRCKLTSLPLALHMNDYGRQVAPAPLALPLPLPLPLPLLAKPPTTMTTTASSMDHHHHQQQHHHPHHHQLQQHHHQLPPPSHSQSHAHVHATPPTTPPTPPPLPLNMSQTATATAAASATATTTATTTATSITTATATSSNRSTHSPPATPTTIGANSTAPQDHYSLRWNNHQNHILRAFDALLQTKTLVDVTLVCAETSIRAHKMVLSACSPFFQRVFAETPCKHPVIVLKDFRGWVVQAIVDFMYRGEISVPQQRLQTLIQAGESLQVRGLVESSVPEHTPTPAASPDDFNLLDTSLLSSSFEDESPSMVRPPAGKLIMPSRLFGNPASAMAALSLRRKREQESERELESDQELGGSSPMPRRKQARPRRRSGDVPHDFALNKTSETSLPAVDTIQAVIKHELRDDQEPSDKQRDGEDSPMGEEDEPPQSQQQQQQQSNEPEAEHETELEDVERGDRQQDKTGNSNQQTEHEIDEEDNEDQAHDHELDHEQEQDQEHDDHEHDHDHEHVHDLVDDEGPEQDDDEDEQDIEELIHTTNELRRQAAVAAANAAAMSPCPSDGPEDLCTTKKDKDTSNSHSSDGESNNNNNNNNSSKLQDNNQRIMLSLKDIRQLNAKPNATSTPSHTPNSCTPGNGLLSFPPPGLRPPGLPDSPPCHMEALEAQMHAAAAAAVAAAGAGDHPFHHMEHQMEMSLAAAAAAAAMHQREPRDPRETREQAMQREHNAFASNLLGPMGLPPFRGHNGVPLGGPGSGCPGQAPHERLEDSMNRLSKEFGKEFGKDFGKEFGKDFGKDFCKEFAPTSPMSLPGHFNPPDGQPHPPSPLPFPGMSSALTLTPPHMFGLDSPLGLFPPGIDPGKLYNPLMEMSDPRDMPGGPPPFLKKKMPRPKGQHSAPRGGPPRSWTNTELTEALQHVWNKKMTTSQASRIFGIPYNSLLMYVRGKYGKSLKLEQLRKDCISGPPIEMLQMGISGGGGGSSKSEKKERKEKDKDKNGSGSNSANSSGNNGSAGNPNASGPGGPPPLPHPNDLGPLGPLDLELGLPLGPPAGPRSGSSEPDLLSGPNALFNPFNPQGFYPDFAGGFPGLPLSMLNLLPPAERHHAAVAMHHLGVSMDEDCKSVGSKQSSSLDDDFAASGLPLALEQRRHSEVGSNGAQALAQANGAGQD; encoded by the exons ATGTTAAAGGACGCCGAGGAGCTGATAAAACGCTGCAAACTGACGTCGCTGCCGTTGGCCCTGCACATGAACGACTACGGCCGCCAGGTGGCGCCAGCGCCGCTAGCGTTGCCActgccgttgccgctgcccCTGCCACTGCTGGCGAAGCCaccgacgacgatgacgacgacagcgTCTAGCATggatcaccatcatcatcagcagcagcatcatcatcctcatcatcatcagctgcaacagcatcatcatcagttgCCGCCACCTTCACACAGCCAGAGCCACGCCCATGTCCATGCCACACCGCCCACAACGCCGCCCACGCCGCCACCGTTGCCCCTTAACATGAGCCAAACGGCAACAGCCACTGCAGCTGCatctgccacagcaacaacaactgcaacaacgaCGGCAACTTCTATAACAACCGCAACTGCAACGTCGAGCAATCGATCAACGCACAGTCcgcctgccacgcccaccactATTGGCGCCAATTCGACTGCTCCCCAGGATCATTACAGCCTGCGCTGGAACAACCATCAGAATCACATCCTGCGCGCCTTCGACGCCCTGCTCCAGACTAAGACCCTGGTGGACGTGACTCTCGTCTGTGCCGAGACCTCGATACGTGCCCACAAAATGGTGCTGTCCGCCTGCTCGCCCTTCTTTCAGCGTGTCTTCGCCGAAACCCCCTGCAAACATCCCGTCATCGTGCTCAAGGACTTTCGTGGGTGGGTCGTCCAGGCCATAGTTGACTTCATGTATCGCGGCGAGATCAGTGTTCCCCAGCAGCGTCTGCAGACGCTCATTCAGGCGGGGGAATCGCTGCAGGTGCGTGGCCTGGTGGAGAGCTCGGTGCCTGAGCATACACCCACTCCAGCCGCCTCGCCCGATGACTTCAACTTGCTGGACACCTCGCTGCTCTCATCCAGCTTCGAGGACGAGTCGCCCTCGATGGTGCGGCCACCAGCGGGCAAGCTAATAATGCCTTCTCGACTCTTTGGTAATCCGGCCAGTGCGATGGCAGCGCTCAGCTTGCGCCGCAAGCGGGAGCAGGAGTCGGAACGGGAGCTGGAGAGTGATCAGGAGTTGGGTGGCAGTTCGCCGATGCCACGTCGCAAACAGGCGCGTCCCAGACGCAGATCGGGTGATGTGCCTCATGACTTTGCGCTGAACAAGACATCGGAGACATCGCTGCCAGCGGTGGACACAATTCAGGCTGTGATCAAGCATGAGTTGCGGGACGATCAGGAACCGAGTGATAAACAGCGTGATGGGGAGGATAGTCCCATGGGAGAAGAGGACGAACCGCCGCAgtcccaacagcaacaacaacagcaaagtaATGAGCCTGAGGCAGAACATGAAACGGAGTTGGAGGATGTCGAGCGTGGAGATCGGCAACAGGATAAGACGGGGAACAGCAATCAACAGACCGAACATGAGATAGATGAAGAGGACAATGAGGATCAAGCGCACGATCACGAGCTCGATCACGAACAGGAACAGGATCAGGAGCACGATGATCATGAACACGATCACGATCATGAGCATGTGCACGATCTAGTTGACGATGAAGGTCCCGAAcaggacgacgacgaggacgaACAGGACATCGAAGAGCTTATACACACGACCAACGAGCTGCGTCGCCAGGCGGCCGTCGCCGCTGCAAATGCAGCAGCCATGTCCCCGTGTCCCAGCGATGGTCCCGAGGATCTGTGCACCACCAAAAAGGACAAGGACACCAGCAACTCGCACTCCTCGGACGGCGAgagtaacaataataataacaacaacaatagcagtaAACTGCAGGACAACAATCAACGCATCATGTTGTCCCTCAAGGATATCAGACAGCTGAACGCCAAGCCAAATGCCACATCGACGCCCAGCCACACGCCCAACTCCTGCACACCCGGCAACGGACTGCTGTCGTTTCCTCCACCTGGTCTGCGCCCACCCGGCCTGCCCGACAGTCCACCCTGTCACATGGAGGCGTTAGAGGCGCAAATGCATgccgcagccgctgctgctgtggcagctgctggcGCCGGCGATCATCCGTTCCATCACATGGAGCATCAGATGGAGATGTCGCTGGCTGCGGCTGCCGCTGCGGCGGCGATGCATCAGCGTGAACCGCGTGATCCTCGCGAGACGCGAGAGCAGGCCATGCAGCGGGAGCACAATGCATTCGCAAGCAATCTGCTGGGTCCCATGGGACTGCCACCTTTCCGGGGACACAACGGGGTGCCGCTGGGCGGACCTGGGTCCGGATGTCCGGGTCAGGCGCCGCATGAGCGGCTGGAGGACAGCATGAATCGGTTGAGTAAGGAGTTCGGCAAGGAGTTTGGCAAAGACTTCGGCAAGGAGTTTGGCAAAGATTTTGGCAAGGACTTTTGCAAGGAATTCGCGCCCACATCGCCAATGAGCTTGCCCGGACACTTTAATCCACCGGATGGGCAACCGCATCCGCCGTCGCCGCTGCCCTTTCCCGGCATGTCCTCGGCGTTGACGCTGACGCCGCCGCACA TGTTTGGCCTGGATTCCCCGTTGGGTTTGTTTCCCCCCGGCATTGATCCTGGCAAACTCTACAATCCGCTGATGGAAATGAGCGATCCACGTGACATGCCTGGAGGTCCGCCGCCGTTTctcaaaaagaaaa TGCCACGCCCCAAAGGACAACACTCGGCGCCACGCGGTGGCCCGCCACGTTCGTGGACAAACACCGAACTGACGGAGGCACTGCAGCATGTGTGGAACAAGAAGATGACGACGTCGCAGGCGTCGCGCATCTTCGGCATTCCCTACAACTCGCTTCTGATGTATGTGCGCGGCAAGTATGGCAAGAGTCTGAAGCTGGAGCAGCTGCGCAAGGACTGCATCAGTGGTCCGCCCATCGAGATGCTGCAGATGGGCATCagcggaggcggcggcggcagctcGAAGAGCGAGAAGAAGGAACGCAAGGAGAAGGACAAGGACAAGAATGGTTCAGGCTCCAACTCGGCCAATTCCAGTGGCAACAATGGCTCTGCCGGCAATCCAAATGCCAGCGGTCCAGGTGGTCCTCCACCCTTGCCACATCCCAACGATCTGGGACCTCTAGGTCCACTGGATCTGGAGCTGGGACTGCCGCTGGGTCCGCCAGCTGGTCCACGCAGCGGCAGCTCGGAGCCGGATCTGCTCAGCGGTCCCAATGCGCTGTTCAATCCTTTCAATCCGCAAGGCTTCTACCCGGACTTTGCCGGCGGCTTCCCTGGACTGCCGTTGAGCATGCTGAATCTGCTGCCGCCAGCTGAGCGGCACCATGCCGCTGTGGCCATGCACCATCTGGGTGTCAGCATGGATGAGGACTGCAAGTCGGTGGGCTCGAAGCAGTCCTCCTCGCTGGACGATGACTTTGCGGCCTCCGGTTTGCCACTGGCCTTGGAGCAGCGACGCCACAGCGAGGTGGGAAGCAATGGAGCGCAGGCGTTGGCGCAGGCAAATGGTGCTGGGCAGGATTGA